The Lonchura striata isolate bLonStr1 chromosome 11, bLonStr1.mat, whole genome shotgun sequence DNA segment TGGAAGAGCCAAGGGAAAATAAGCGTTGCAGCTTCAATTCAAACTACTTGGCAAGAAATCATCAATGTAACAGTGAGACAGAAGTTCAGTGGATGCagaatctattttttttttaatcaaggcTTTGGCCTTTTGTAGTAGCATCCAAATGATTGGTCCCTTGCTAGACTTTGCAGTCATCAGCCCTGCTTGCCTGAGCCCAAGGGGTGAAGAGGGACTGCGCAGCTGTGATAGGCAGGGAAATGGAAAGTGTTGGAAATGTCCTCTTCCAGGATTCCTTGTCCCTGCCTGCAGATAATCTCTCTGCACAGACAGGCATATGGCAAGCACCAGGTGAGCTCAGTGGCTGCAGGTGAAGTGTGCTGGAATAATGTAGTTTGGGATTTCTGACCAGCAACGGTGACAGCTGCCAAGCAGAGATTTGGTTCTTCCATTGTGGAATGGGAGCTGGAATCTCATGGATCAGCTCGTCCATCTAGAGAGGACCTTGGCTGCCTGCTCCCAAAGCACGTCCGACCATAAGTCTCAGACTGCTTTCTGGAAGGAAAGGAGGATTTCTCACGCTGGATTCACAGCAAAACAGTAGTGCAGCACATGTATCTGAAGATGCAGACCATCAGTGAAACCTTGACCAAAACGTACAGCTTAAAATGATTTCAAGTAGAAAATGCCTTTCTGCAGAGATGAGGAGGGAGCTGTAAGCACCGAGTTCTGGATGTCCTCGTGCTTCTAATGTTTCTTTGTCAAATGTTCCAACCTTACACTTGACCTTCTTAAAGAATTTGAACTCtgatatttgaatatttttagcTGTGGATTAGGTTAACTCTTGTGAGTACCTGAATCTCCCAGATCTCATGGGAAGCGGCTTGGACAGTGTGGGAAAGATTGTCTGAGAGCTGGCACGTGTGGTTGGGTGCTTGGAGCAGTCTGCTGTCTCCTGCTTTAAGCAGCAAACTTTGCATTTGAGTGTTGCTGAGCTTGGCTCCACTAAACGAGGCTGCAAAAGCAAGTGGAGACACCAGCATGTCCGTTGGAAAGACGGAGCTGCAGATGCCACACCCTTGCAGTTTGAATTTGTTTGTAGATACTCTCCCTCAGCAGTGCTCAGAGAATGGAAGGCTGTAGTCTAGTCCCcacccaggctgtgctgctgctgtgttaaggtgttttaaagcattttaaaggcTTTGTGCCCAACTTCCCAGTACAAATTTTGGCCTCTGTTGCATTTGCTTCCCATggggtgcaggagcagagctctgtgtgGAGGAACTGGCCTGTTTGCTGGCTTCAGGGTGGCTGGGAGGTGGATGGCTTCCTCCTTGGCATGCTTTGGGCAGCGCTGCTGGCACCGGCTCTTTCCACCCTGAAAACCGGGAGTGCCTCAAAACAGGGAACTTTCAGGGACCCCTGTTGAGATGCCAAGGCCTGCTTGCAGAGGCTGGAATAAATGGCATCTCGCCACCCTAACATAGCAACAGAGACAAGTAAAGGCTTGTTCAGGGACCAAAACACCCTGATAGCATTTGCTAAACATGGAGGTGAAGAGATTGTCACCACCAGTGGGGACAAGCAGTGGTGGTCTGCCCAGTTGCCTAGCAGAGCACCAAGCTGGTTGGTGAGTGGATTTTGTGGAAACTGGTCACATCCCCCCAGGGGCTTTGGGAGTCCTGGTGGCTGACAGACATACCttggtgctgctgtgctcccaCAGGCCGTTCCCAGGTGTCCTCTCTGGAGGCTGAGCTGGCTGTGTGGAGCCCCACCGTGGCTGTTTTCCCTGCAGGTCGGCACACCTGGTGTCGCGGTACCGCCCGCGGGCCCCCATCATCGCCATCACCCGCAATGAGCAGACGGCGCGCCAGGCCCACCTGTACCGCGGCatcttccctgtgctctgcaaaGACCCTGCGCAGGACGCCTGGGCCGAGGATGTGGACCTGCGTGTCACCCTGGGCATGAATGTTGGTGAGTGGCACCCTCCTGTGGGACGTGGCTGTGGTGGGACCTGGTGGCCCTGAGCACCTAGGTGGTACTTTGGGCTCACTGGTGATGGGAAGAGAGGAACTGGCTGCCTGTGTGGTAACTGGATCCGGACAGGAAACTGGTGGTGGTTGCATGAGCAGAACCACATCTGATTGGGAAATGGGGTGGTGGGTTTGGCACAACTGCCTGTAAGGAATTTCCAGCAGAAGACCAGGCTGGGTATATGGTGGTGAGTGATAGACATATGACATTCACCACTCCTGAGGGACAAGGGAAGCCTGGGTTGACTTTGTCCTAAACCCCCTCCAGATCATGTGCTGTGGAATTTCAAGTTCTGTTGCAGAGAACCGCAGAGCAGAGGCGAAGGGTGTCAGATGGGTGGGCAGTAGGAAGGTGGGGTTTTGATATGCTCCTGGAGCCCCAACTGCTGTGGCACAGGCAGCTTAGTGACTTGGGGAGTGGTTGATGAACACTGTTGCCCCATGGCAAGGAGACAGGGTGGGACTGGGCTCTGATGCCTCCCTCTTCTCTCCTAGGCAAAGCTCGAGGATTCTTCAAGAGCGGCGACCTGGTGATCGTGCTGACAGGCTGGCGCCCTGGCTCTGGCTACACCAACACCATGCGTGTGGTGCCCGTACCCTGAGTGCCCACTGGGTCTTCttcccctcccctgtcccctcccaccACCCCACTGCCCCGTCTCCCCTTGCAGTAGACCAGCCATCGCTTGCGCTGTTGTCCTTGTCCCTAGAGTGGATGTAGGTTGCTAAACACCacccagtgcagcagcagcaggggcaagAGACCTtaaatcactaaaaaaaaaatacttgaagtgtttagttttttaaaaatctctccCTGTAGTTTAAGTCCTGCCTTGATGTGTGTTGGAGTCAGCGTAGGAGGTTTCTGCGTGCTGTTGGGACTCCTCTTTCCCGGTGACTGTCCTCAGAGTGTGAAATGTTCCTTTCCCTGGCCCtggtgtggggttttggggaaggagaagaggcGATGTGTGGTCAACGGTTCTGCTGGACCCCTCCTTGCTCGAGGCAAGCTGCTACTCCCCCTTTTTGTGATGGCTATATGCCTCCCCAGACCCACTCCAAGGCAGATCCAGCCTTTCTCGGCTGGCTGTTTCGGGAATGGGGGCAGGTGAAGGGTGTTGGCTCCGTGCACAGAGCGTCCCATGCTCCCCTTGCGGCGTTGTCTCCTGTGTTAGTCATGTCCCCCCACCACCCCAGAGCCCCCACTCACCCAGCACTCTGATGGGCCCTGGGGTGGGAGAGCACAACTGTCCATCAATAAAGAGAAGCTGAAGCACCTGCTGGGCTGAGCCGCTCCTTGCGGGTTGGTGAGGGGTCTGCAGGGGTAGGGAGAGATGTGGTGAAGGGCCACAGGAGCTGGGGAGGTCTGCAAGGGTTGGGGATGTGCTTCGGGTTCCTGGCGGCGATCTGCTGAAGCAGTCTGCAGGGCTTGGGCTGTCTGGTCGGGTCTGCAGCCATGCGGGGTGTGGGGgtctgcaggggctgggggaatGTGCTGCAGTTTGAGGGCGGTGCCAGTGGAGGAGTTTGCTAGGAGGGTTGGGgctgcctgtggggagctgaGGGGCTCTACAGGCGAGGGAGCGGCAGGGCCGGAGGCATCTATCTGTTGGAGTGGAGAGTGGGCCCAAGGAGCAGTCGGGGGCTCTACAGGCGTTTTTTGCGGGGGGCGAGTTGTCGGGTCTGTAGGAGCTGGGGTTTCTGTGCCTGGGGGAGAGACCCAGCAGGGAACCTGGGGCCTGGCTGACACCCAGGCCGGCTTCCCCCGGGTGCTCGGGGTCCCTCCCGCGTGGCCTGAGACCCGCCCGGGGCGGAGGGCGCTGGGGCTCTCCCGCCACGCGGTCTCTTTAAGGGGCTTTATAGCGGCGCCTTTAAGGGGCTGTACAGAGCAGTCCCTTCAAGGGGCTGTATAGCGGCGCCTTTAAGGGGTTGTACAGAGCAGTCCCTTTAAGGGGCTTTATAGCGGCGCCTTTAAGGGGCTGTACAGCGCAGTCCCTTTAAGGGGCTTCATAGCGGCGCCTTTAAGGGGCTGTACAGAGCTCCCTTTAAGGGGCTTTATAGCGGCGCCTTTAAGGGGCTGTACAGAGCTCCCTTTAAGGGCCAGGATCCcgccgggctccggccctcACGGCGGTGGGCGGGGCCTGCGGGGGCGGGAGGCGCTACTCAGCGTGCCGGAGGCGGGACTGCGCGGTGGGAGCCAATGGGCGGGCGGAAGGGGGCGGGGCTCGGCAGTGTGCGGCCAATGGGCGGGGTGGAGGGCGACGGGCGGCCAATGGGCGGGCGCTGTGGCGGCGCGAGGAGGCCGGGgcgcgcggggcatgacggcggcgcgcggggccgcgcgCAGGTAGcaggggggctcggggggctccgggAGCGGGGGGGAGCCGGGACTGAGGGAGGTCGGGACCGGGAAGGGGTTCGGGGCCGGAGGGCGCCGGGGCCACGTCCCTCCCGCCAACACCGCGGAGCCGGTGTTGGCCCTCGGCCTGTCCcggccggcggcgccgcgctgAGGGGAGCGCGGAAACACCGACGCTTCCTCGCCCATTCCCTGAAGAgacgggccgggccggggagaAGTCCCGCCGCTTCCCGCCGGCGCCCCGCCGGCTTCGCCTGAGGGGCTCTGAGCGCCGGCAGGGGTGGGATTtgcgccggggctgccccgggcgcggccccggcggtgGCCGAGCCCCACAGTCCCACCGTGCTCCGCAgagccccgcacagccccgcaGGCCGAGGGTCGCCTCCCTGCGTGCTCCCGCCGTGCCCGGGGCGCTCAGAGCGGCTCCCGCTGAGATGAGACCTGCGGACATCCCGGGACGGGGTCTCAGCTCCGTCCCGGCCGTGATTCCCCGGTTCCCGGGGCGGGGAACACCGGGGACGTCGCGGGAGAGACACGCGGGGCTCCCTCCGGCCTTGACGTCGCGCCTCATTCTCTCCTGCCAGCGCCGCTCGGCTCCGGCCGTTCCTCTCCAGCATCCCGGGGTGGCTCCGCTCCAGCTCCGACACGCGGGACTGAAATGACCTTGGACGCCGGGACCAAGGGCAGCTCGCCGAATCCCGCCCGGGCTCGCTcgggccgcggccgcccgcccgccggtGCCTCCCTCCGCCTCTGAGCCTCCTGGGGTTTACTGGGCGGCGGGATCCCTGCGTGGGTCGCTCCGGCCTCCGCCGCGGCTTCTCCGGCAGCGGGGAAGGGATCCAGGGAAAATCGCTCGCCGACGGAGGGACTCGTGCCGGACCTTTTCCAGGCTGGATCCCAGCGCCGCGTAAGGGAAGGGAGACGCCGATCCCGTGGGAGGGAGAAGCGCCGGGTTTTGCCCAGCAAGACCTGGGGGTTCAGGGAGCCGGCGTAGGCAGGGAGTGGGTGTCAGGAATGGGCAAAGAGTCATCAGGTCGCTGGATTGTTTTCACTTTGCTGGGAACTTCTACACCCACCCTCTCTCAGGAGCTCTGAACTCCGACTGGGTTTGTTCCACTTGTATTTTGGAACACTTGGGATGGTGAGTTTACCTCAGGAACAGCTTGGTGCTGAACAAATTCTTTGAGGAGGGTGACAGTATGAGTTGCTAGAAAGTGTTTTCCTCACGTGCTGGGCCTAGAAGCACCTCTTGGGAGGAAaacctccctgtgctcccaAACTCTGGATGTGTATTGTCCCTGATGCATCTAGGAGCCAGGATGGAGCAAGATCTGGACAGAGGAGACAAAGCAGCTCCAGCGATGTCCCTGCTGGGTCTGAGGATGCTCCTCACAGGCCCCAGACTCCCCCTGGAGCATCCCACTGCTAGCACTGTGTCCAGGAGTTGTCCCTGATGGTGGCcgtgagagggagagaaaacaaGAATGCAGCACTTCCAAGTGCATTCCAGcctgtgtttttttctcattttaggAGATTTCTGTGTGTTTGGTGACCTCGGAGGGATTCTGATGCCTTTACTTCTCCCTGATCCCTGTGTGGTGCCCCTTGGTGTCAGCGCTGGTTAGGGATAAATCCGCTCACATGGATTAAGCAGTGCAGGCGCTTGTGGATTTAAGGGATGACGTGAGGGAAGCCAGAGagtgctgagctctggaaaAGGAGGCTCCAGATCAGGTCAGAGCCCCTTTTCCAGCATGGGAGAAGAGCAGATGAAGGTTTTGGTGCCTCCATGataggactttcagcttcagggCAGGGTGGCATCTCCTGGCAGAGGATGCCTGAAGAGTCAGGCAGGGAAAACACCTTTTGGTGCTATGCCAGGGGTTGTTATTTTGGTGCTTATTATTTGGTGCTTCTTGTCAGTAAGGtctcctttcccttcctgaCACATCCTTTGAACTGAGCTCCTAAAAATCCACAACCTCAGTGtgtccatcccatccctgcagtgCTTGGACTCTAGGGCAGGTCTTTGCCAACAGATCCTGGCTATGGGGATCCAGGAGCTATTTCCTAATCTGTTTCTAACCACACAGCACCACTGACTTCTGTTTGGTTCTGTGCCCCTGTGTATGTGTTGCCTGTTGTGGGAGCATTCCCCGTGCCTCCAGCTGGGAGTCAGCCAGGCTCCATTGCACCCGGACAGTGTTTTGGTCAGTGCTCTGAGGCTGTGAGGATGTAGGAGCTCATGCAGCTTCAGTTCTCAGCCCATTTGGGCTGGGATCCAGCTGGGATCCAGCACCCCTATCTATCCTGGCTCTTCCCGAGTCAGGGGGGATTGTTTCCATGGGTTTTCCTTCAGATGAGCCCctcggagcaggagcaggatgtgTCTAGAGAAGTACAGGTGGCGAAGGAGCTGCTCTCGGAGTATAGGAAGTTTGGTTAGCTGCTCGGCCTGGGCTCTGCCGCAGTGCCACGGCATCATCCCCGCGGGCACCGGGCTGTGCGCCAGCTCtgtgcctgtcctgcctgccGGCGCTCATCCTGTCCTGCCGCCGCCCCACCTGCTCTGGCATCACCCCCTGCCTAGTGAGCTGAGTGCTTTCTCTGGAATAATTTCCTCTCCGTGGGTCTGTGGCTCTTTGCTGGCTCTACCTTGCCACCGGTCCCCTGGGATCATGCTCTGCTTGGCTGCCGGTGCAGCAGCAATATCCGGTGGTAGTTTGCCGAGGGTTGGAAGTGTCACCTTTGTGGCCTGCCAGGTGATAACCTGCCCGCGGCGCTGGGCCCGTGTTTACTTTGCCTGCCGTGGCTGATAAGCACCTCTGATAACAATCCAGATGGTAAATAACTGGCTCTAAGGTGCCTGATGATagctctgccctggggagaTGGTGTTTGCTGACCAAGAGGAGCAGACCCTGGCTGAAATCTGTCCGCCCAAGAAGTTTTGTTGACCCTGTGGTGTTTCCCATCCCAGCCTCCAGCCCTTAAGGAGGAGAGTCTCTGCTTTGGAGGGTGTTATCGCAGGGAGCCACAGCAATTTGGCTGCTCTGTTCTGAGCGCTGGGGAGTCCCTGGCAGaaaaatgacctttttttttttatctccacGTGACTTGAGAAGTAGCAGGAGTATTCTTGCTGTCCTTGAGCAGCAGATTCTGATGTCTCTTCAGCTGTGCAGACTGGGATTGAAGGGAACAGATCTACAGCTCCAgaccccttttcccctttccctagGGGACTGATGGGTGTCTCCTTGCAGTGCCACGCCGATGCATGAGAAGGCAGCTCCCCTGAAGAGCCCCGAGCCCAGGCACAGTCGTGAGAAGCTGGAAGTGTCCCACAAGCAGAAGAGTTTGGATTCCCTCGACAGCAGGTGaggagcagcatccctgggTCTCCCTGCAGTTGAGTGTTCTCTCttttctgccctgctgtggcATTCCTGTTGCCTTCAAGCCCTGAATACTGCCTGTCAActgggacagggcacagctggggggCAACTTTGTTTTCTCCCTGAAATATAGTGGGTGTAAAAGTCGAGAagtgggaggggtttggggaagGGGACGGTATTCCTGCTGCTGAGGTTGTTGGTAGGATATTGCTCTCTCCATGGTTTGCCCTTTATCTGTCTGTGGGATGGACATGGATGGATGTCCCTGTGCACGGCCAAAGCCGAGTCCACCCTCCTGCTCAGGcacattcccaaattcctgcctcTGCTTTCCCTCAGGAATCCTTGCCCCAGCTGCCAAAGCTGCACATTTCCAGCTCCCAACCTGGGGTGTGTGTGAAGTACCTTGGTCCTGGTGCCTTCACTGGTTCTCATCAGAGATCAGCCCTCAAAGGGCTGACCCTCAGCAATGTCCAGTGCCTTGATAAATCATGGAGATATCCAAAATGTGGCATCCTGGGGGGGTCTCTCTTCAGTCCTTACATTTTTCTATGTCTCATATTGCAGCACACGTGTTTTAGGGGGCAGGTGAGAGACCTGTTGCTCTTTGCTTACCTGGTGATTATCATTTTTCCTTCCAGCCTCCGCTTGAACGAAGCCCTCAAGGATGAGGACATCAAGAAATGCCACCGGGAAGTGGTAAGCCTTTGGCTTTGGGAAGGACCAGCCTGGTGTGTTGTAGCCTGTTGCCCCAGGAAGAGCCTACCTGGAGTCTCAGGTGTGGGCTGAAGGAGCCAGAGGCAGCTTCTGATGTAGGGCAGAGCTTCCTGTGTTTAATTTCAGGAGTCTTGGTCATGGTTTTGTGTGGCCTGTGCTCTGCCTTGCAAGCACTTCCAGGATTTTCCATCTAGAGTAAAGGAGAAAGTGGAAATGTTGACTGAGAGCAGTTACATTTCTGTCCATTTGAACCCTTTTGCTTGTTCAAATCATGCCCAAAGAAGATGGTTTTGGTCCATCTACAGATAAGAAGAGGAAGGAGTGACAGGAAGTGGCATTTTGCctttttccatgaagaaaacggagaagaagaacatttttttgtttcctcagAGGCATTTGGGAGGGTGACAGGGCCAGCAGTGGATTTTTGCTAGGACCAGGGGGCAATGCCCTCTGTGTTCTCCTGGAATGCTCCCACTGGCACCCCCACCATCCCGGCATCCCTCTGGGAGGTGTCTGAGCCaactgcaggtgctgctgagccTTGATCCTCTTAGGGCCCAGCTCATCTGGTGACAAGGTGCACAGAGCAAAGGTGACCTTGTACCTGTGGGCAGGAGGACTCTGCCTGCGTGGCTGCCACAAACCAGCCTTGCTGTGCCAGCCTTCTCTGCATCCTGGCAAAGCAGCTCCTCCCTTGGTGACAGCGGCAGCTGTCACCGCTGCGGGACAGCCGTATCCCATGGGAACATCCCGAGGGCAGGGGGCACAAAGCTGCCTTACAGGACCAGTTGAGCGGATTTATGGAAGGCGCTGAAGTGCCTCGGAGCTTTACCTTCGCCACAGGAGCGTTTCAGGGCCGACCTGCCGAGCCtcccgccgcggctgccggCAGGCTTTGAAGTGGCGCCGGGAATATAAATAGCTGGATGGCGCGGCGCGATGGGCGCAAAGCAAGTGTTGTCACTGTGTCCCGGAtaagggaagaggaggaggagagaaaccGCTGGGCAAAATAAACTGCCTGCAGATGAGCCTGGCAGAAAACCAGCTCCTcgccagggctcagcagcccctgtagCTGTTAAGGGAAATGTTAATCTGGGAGGATGGCACAGCCTTCGCCGGGTGCCGGATCATCCAACCTTCCTCTGATCCGTCGGggctcctgtccccagcccggTGGGACCCCCCTGCGCCGGTCCCGGGTGCGGGCAGAGGGAGGTTTTCTTGCaggagaggaatttttgggtcttCTTATCAGCAAGGTCACTGGATAACtttgctctgctttgctttcagGCTGCTAGCAAGTACAACTCCCAGTACCACAAGCTGTTCAAGGACATCCCGACGGAGGAGAGCGTGCTGAAAGGtgggcagcagggtgagggatGAGCGCGGAGGCGGCAGGATCTGGCACAGGAATTGCCATGGTTCTCTCTTTGCCTTGCAGTTTGCTCCTGCGCACTCCAGAGAGACATCCTCATCCAGGGAAGGCTTTACATCTCCCCCAACTGGCTCTGCTTCTATGCAAACCTTTTTGGGAAGGACATTAAGGTAATGTGGACACCAGCCCATGCTGGTCCCTCAGGGCTTGTAACTACAGCTTATCCCCTCCTGCACCCAAATACCACCAAAATCTCCAACAGAAGCCTCTAGTAGAAAAGGGGAGCACAGCTGTGCCTCCCGCTCTGATGACCTGTGGCATCAGCCTGGGAAAACCAaatattgttttggttttaaattcCCTGATGCAAGACCTCCTTTCAGCCGCAATGGCACTTGAAGGAAGATTAAAGGTTTTAGGGGGGGCGAGATTTGAATATCTCTTGGCTTTTCTTCTTGATTTACAGTCTGATGTTTCCCCATTAGTCTTGTGGCTGACGGGGATCTTGGGAGAGACAACTTCCTTTAAAACTGGGCTGAAGGACTGAATTATTTATATGTGATGCTTTAAACAAATAACCTGAAGGAAGCTCAAGGTTTCAGCAAAGTTACCCTGCCAAAAATAACACCCTGCCTTATTTTTTACCCTTCCTGGGCTTGCATAGGGGGGTCTCCTGGTGGGTCTTAGGGAGGCTGGCTGGATCATGCTTGTGCTGTGTCCATCCCGGTGTTCCTGCCCTGCAGGTGGTGATCCCAGTGGTGTCTGTACAGCTGATAAAGAAGCACAAGACGGCTCGGCTGCTGCCCAACGGCCTGGCCATCACCACCACTGCCAGCAGAAAGGTAACAGCAATGCACAGCAGATGCCCAGGTCCAAGCTGGTTGTGGTTTGAGAGCAGCAAACAAAGCGATTCCCATCCCTGGTTAGGAAGTGAGCGCTGCTCTCTGTGCTGGTTGCCAGCCAGGGCAAACACCACAGCTTTGCTTTTGTTCCTGAATTTCACTTTGTTCCTGGACGAAGCAAAGCCCAAGTGAAACTCGGCCGAGCTTGACAAATCCCTGCCAGGCTCACGTAAAACCTTTAAACTCCTTAAACATGAGCAGGGAAAGGGTTTGGGCTGGCGTTCAGCCAGAACTGGCGGAAAACTTGGATACGGGGCTGCATTTCCAGCTTTTAAATCCCATTGGATGTTGTTGGCTGCAGTGAGCTGATGTAGTGTGTCCAAGTCCTCGCCTGCCCAGGTACTGCTGCCAGCACTTGTGTGTtgcctgtccctgccagggaggGTGTTGTTTCTGCAGAATGTTGGGAAGCAGTTATTCCTGCGGAATTTGGGAGGTGGGTTTTAGCAGGGAGTGGCACAAGGCAGGATTTGTGCATTCAAAGCCATGTGTGCCTGCCGTGCACATCACCCAGGGGCTCTGTGTCAGGCATGGTGAGTGTGGCCCTGTGTCCCTTCCATCCATGGGGATGTTTTCCATAGGTCCTGACCCCATTTGTTGCCATGTCCCTCGGGGTTGAGCATGGGAAAGCTGAGCAAGACTGCCCCAAAAAAATCTGGTCCACATTTTAGCAGGCTGCAAAAATAACAGCAGGGAAGCTCCTCAGGGAAATGCCTGTGGGGGAGACGTGGCTCCTGAAAACGGGGAGATTCAAGGGCATGATGtctctgcctgtccctgcctgtaGAGAACTGGACTCAGGATGGGGGGAATCTCTCCCAACAGTTCATCCCTTTCTCTTGCAGTACATCTTTGTATCCCTCATCTCTCGTGACAGCGTTTATGATGTCCTGAGGAGAGTCTGCACCCACCTGCAGGTACCCCCATTCTGTTTCTTACCGTGTGTCCATGGCCCTGAGGCTCTGCACCTGCCCTTTGGGCTGAGCACAGCTCCTCATCGCTGCCTCCAAGGCTTTGGACTTCTCCCAAAGCCCTCTCCAATTCCCAGCATCCTCATTCCTCAGCAAGGGATtggaagaggagcaggagcctATGCCTTGGGCACGTTCTGTCCCCATGGGCTTTTCTGGGTCATGATTGAGGCAGAGCTCTGAGTTTCTGCTCTCTCTCGGGGCGTGGGTATGAATTATTTATAATCTGGTGGTAATACTAGTTTTGCCACTCTGCACATTGATGCCTTTTGCCCAGATCTAAAGTTTCAAAGGGAGGAAGAATGGTACAAAGTTAAAAAAGAATTTAACTTAAGTGGGGGAGGACATCCATCGTCTCTTCAGCTGGGGAGGATGACTGTGGGGACCTCTTTTCCCTGACTTAGAAGCATGTGGGAAGCCGTGCaggagccctgccctgcccaggagggtgtgtgccagctgtgccagggcagctaTTTGGATGATTCAGCCCTGTTGCCAAACTGGGGGACTTATTCTTTGAaatgtgctgggctctgcacagATGTACCCTTCTTTTTTGTCCCCTGATGTTTTACCCTGTCCCTGGAAACTGTTGGCTCAACCATGGCCTCACTAGGTTTTTGTGATGCAAAGCAATGATGTAATGCCCTTTCctccccccccaaatccccgtggTTATAAGTTCTAGCAGCTGCTCTTCATAGTTTCAGCAGAAAAGCCCAAATTCCATTTTGTGGCTGAGGCTGAAGCAGAGAGATCTGGCACTGTAATGCCCAATCCTTTTCCCCCCATCCAGGTTTCCAGTAAGAAGAGCTTGAGTCTGAAGGAGCTGTCGGAGGAGCCA contains these protein-coding regions:
- the GRAMD2A gene encoding GRAM domain-containing protein 2A isoform X1, with protein sequence MHEKAAPLKSPEPRHSREKLEVSHKQKSLDSLDSSLRLNEALKDEDIKKCHREVAASKYNSQYHKLFKDIPTEESVLKVCSCALQRDILIQGRLYISPNWLCFYANLFGKDIKVVIPVVSVQLIKKHKTARLLPNGLAITTTASRKYIFVSLISRDSVYDVLRRVCTHLQVSSKKSLSLKELSEEPDSVSLEVIVPEGKWRKVSPTSLSLSLPDANYQCIHRTSVSSLSTKESSFTSEEPLVSESAINTEEELEVEQSCVAELRPSDYQLLKIFIVLICLLVVSSSYLAFRIFRLEQQLCSLNRDYLSRGHRR